One genomic window of Neisseria sp. oral taxon 014 str. F0314 includes the following:
- the tpx gene encoding thiol peroxidase, translating to MAQVTFQNNPVHTSGNLPAAGQTAPAFTLAAADLSDKTLADFAGKRKVLNIFPSVDTGVCAQSVRTFNKRASSLDNAVVLCISADLPFAQARFCGAEGLDKVVTLSSFRSSFAADYGVALTDSPLRGLTARAVLVLDENDKVLHSELVAEITNEPDYDAALAVL from the coding sequence ATGGCTCAAGTAACCTTCCAGAATAACCCCGTCCACACTTCCGGCAATCTGCCCGCAGCCGGACAAACCGCGCCTGCGTTTACCCTTGCCGCTGCGGATTTGTCCGACAAAACCCTTGCGGACTTCGCAGGCAAACGCAAAGTCTTGAATATTTTTCCAAGTGTGGATACCGGCGTATGCGCCCAATCCGTCCGCACTTTCAACAAACGCGCGTCCTCATTGGATAACGCGGTCGTGTTGTGCATTTCCGCCGACCTGCCGTTTGCCCAGGCCCGTTTCTGCGGTGCGGAAGGTTTGGACAAGGTCGTTACTTTGTCGTCTTTCCGCAGCAGCTTCGCCGCCGACTACGGCGTCGCCCTGACCGACAGCCCCCTGCGCGGCCTGACTGCGCGCGCGGTTTTGGTTTTGGACGAAAACGACAAAGTGCTGCATTCGGAATTGGTCGCCGAAATCACCAACGAGCCGGATTACGATGCGGCATTGGCTGTTTTGTAA